CGTCGCTTCGAGGACATCACCGGCGTCGATAGCCTGGGCCCGGGAGTCCGCTCCAGTACGTACCTCTTCCCGGAAGCCCGCATGGCGCGGGTCGAGACCTCGCCCGAGGGGACCCGCTACGTTGCCGTGATGGATCCCGAACCCCCGGCGTCTCTCGATCGCCGCGCCGGGTCTCTCGTTGCGGAGCTGTCGCGGGTACTGCCGGGGTTCACCCTCCTGAAGGACGATACCACGGGGGTGGCGCGCTTCGTCGAGTGCCGGGCGGGGTCCGGGGGCACGACGCTGTCGGTGGGGTCTGCCGGCACGGGTGCCACCCGTTCGCTGACCATCTCTCTGCTGCGCCCGGTGGCCCGGTGCCCGGAGAACACCGGGCCGCAGCCCGTGCCGCTGAGTCTGCCGGATAGCCGCTGGACCCGGGTGGCGGCGTCCGCGGATCACGTCCACGCGGTGGATCTAGGGTCCGTCATTCCGGAGGGCCGGTACCGGCTGGCATGGGTACGGGTCACGCCCCGCACCGCTGGCGGCGCGGGGAAGCCGTCGTACGAGCACCAGTTCCAGCGGAACCGCTATTCCTGTCCCGAGCGGCGGTTCGAGACGGTCCACGGCGCCAACGTGGCCGGCGGTCGGGTGATCTGGGAGACGGGCTCGAATGGACGCTGGACGGAGCCGGCAGATTCGAGCGTCGGTGCTTCCACCGTGGCGGCCGTCTGCGCGGCGGCGCCGGCGGGCACATTCAACGGCGTCGGGGGGGCGCAGGACTTCCCACCCGCCTGGGTCCGCGGCTCAGCCCCTCCCGTCCCGGCCCCGCTCCCGCCGCTGGAGCCGGCTTCCCGCTTCACTCACGTCTATTCGACCCTTCTGGGAGAGCAGTACCTGCTCGATCCACAGACCGTGCAGGCGGTGGATACGCTCCGCTATGCGTGGGTCAAGGTCGTATCCCGCCTCTCCCTGACGATCGAGAACACTCCCTTCGACTACTCCCTGAATCACTTCGCCTTCGACTGCCGGCGCTCTCGGGTGCGGCTGGGACGCGTCGCGTACGTCCGGGCGGACAGCGTCGTGCTTCAGGGCTACGGCGTGGACGAGTGGACCGAGATGCGGTCGAATCCGCTGGTGCGGCGGGTGTGCCGTGCTCGCGTCCCGGCGCCGACGAGCACCCCGCCTTTAGAGGATGGACCCGGAGCCGGGGTACCGAAGCGGGGCGGTGCTGCGGCTGGTGCTGGGCCAGGGGGCGGTGCTGATCGCGGTCGGAGTGCGCTCCGGGTGGCCGCCGCGGGGCTGCTGGCGAGCTGGCTCCCCGCGCGGCGGGCGACCCGGGTGGACCCCCTGGTGGCGTTGCGGGCGGATTGATGAAGACCGGATGATCAGCCGGTGCTGGCTGTCATCCTGAGGCCCAATCACACAGCGCCAGCAAAATGCTGGAATGATCGCAGGGCCGAAGGATCTACCAGCCGCCGCCACGTAGGTGGGGCGCGGCAGCGGCACGGATGGCGACTGCGCTTCATCCCTCGATCGCCAGGTTGTTTCATCCGGATTCGGCTGAACGACAGGCCGATCGGGGGATGTGCCTGGCGGGCATCCGTGCCGCTGCCGCGCCCAACCCACCTGCCAAGGTGAGAAGATTCTTCGGCCCTGCGGTCATTCGTGCCGATGCCGGTTCCGTGTGGCCGGGCCTCAGAATGACAGCGAACGGAACAATGAACAGAGCGGGAGCGGCGAGGGTGACTCGCGGCTCCCGCTCTCACGTCGGTCCGGCTTCGATCTACAGGTGCAGCCGGAGCGCGGCGATCTGGCCGGCGACGGCGTCGGGGGCGGTGCCGCCGGTGCCGGAACGCGCGGCCAGCGACGCCTCGGGCGAGAAGAGCGCGGCGAAGTCGGCGCCCTCGAAGTGCGGCGACAGGCGGGCGAAGACGCTTCAGAGGCTGGGCCCCTAGGGACCGATGGGACCGGGCACCCCCGGCAGACCGGGCAGACCGGGCAGACCGGCAGCCCCAGGCACCCCCGGCACACCGGGCAGACCGGGCACACCGGCAGCCCCGGGCACGCCGGCGAGCCCCTGCGGGCCGATTGGACCGATCGGTCCAATCGGTCCCGGGGGGCCGGCAGGTCCGATTCCCCCCAGTCCGCCCACTCCGCCCGGTACCGCCACGCCCGGCGGCACCGGCAGGAGCGACGGGTGGATGAGGCTGGCCTCGTCCACCAGCTTGTCGGGGTCCACGTTCAGCAGCGTCAGCAGCCCCTTGAGCGCTTCGCCGTACGCGCCCGGCGCCGCGAGCTGCACGATGGTCGCGGCGCCCACGTCCGCCAGCAGGTTGGCCGCGTCGGGGTCGTCGGGCCGCACGTCGGAGATCACCAGGGCGCGGTCGCCCTCGAAGCCCACGATGGGAAGCCGCCACAGCGCATGGTCGCCATCGAAGTTGGCCAGCTCCGGGGCGTCGTCGCGCAGGGCGGGGGACGCCTGCGCCTCCTGCGCCAGGATGCCGAAGTAGTAGGTGCGGTTGCGGTTGATGTGGCGAAACAGCGGGTTGTGAGACGTGTCGATGAACTGCGGATTGGGGTTCAGCTCGCGCTTCTGGGTGGCGTTGGGCGCGGCCACCGTCACCTCCAGCCCCGTCGCGAAGGTCTCCGTCTGCTCCGGCGCCGTCGCGGGCGATCCGCCGAACCAGAAGCGGAGCTGGTTCACCGTCACCCTGGCGCTGGCAAAGATCTGACCGAGGTTGGACCCCAGCAGCGACAGCGGCAACACGGGCGGACGAAGGCTCAGGGAGAGGTCCACCTCCCCCAGCACGCCGGGAAGGGTGGGGGTGATCGCCAGCCAGCGGCGGACGCTTCCCGCGCCCGGGGTGAGGCGCACCGTCACGGTCTGGTCGCCGATGGCGATGCTCAGGTCGGCTTCGAAGAGCGTCGCGGAGTAGTCGACGGCCACGTGCACCGCCGAGATGGGCGCGCCGCCCGCCAGCCGGTTGACGACGGCGTTCCCCAGCACGTCGAAGTGCGGGGCCAGCCGCGGCTCCAGCAGGGCCGGCTCGAAGAGCCGGCGGTACTCGAAGGCGATCTCTTCGTCCGTGAACAGCGGCTGCAGCGGGCCCTGCGCCGGTGCGGCGACGCGCACGCTGGTCACCTCCACCACGTCCTCCACGTGCGTGCTCACGGCATAGTTCTCGTACACCGTCCAGTGCAGCAGGTTGGAGACGCGCGACAGCAGCGGCGACACCTGCCCCACCTGCCGCGCCGCCGTGGTCTGCAGGTCGCGCAGCGCGCTGGACGCCATGCGCACCGTGCGGTTCACCTCGGAACGGGCCGTCTGCAGCAGCGAGTTCACCTGCAGCGAGGTGTTCACCCGGCTGGTGGTGTTGGCCCCGGCAAAGAGGCCGGCCCCGGTGCGGACCCCCAGCTCGGCGCCGGAACTGCCCCCGAAAAGCCCGCCGATCGCCGCGCCCACGGATCCCAGCACGCCTCCCAGCCTGCCGACCCCTTTCCCGCCCAGCCTGCCGAAGCCGCTGGCGCTCACCCGGGTTTCCGAGCGGGTGGCCACGTCGAGCAGCGTGTCCACGCTGGAGGCCTGGTTCATCACGTTGCGCACCAGTTCCTGTGCCAGCGCGGTGGCCTGGTCCACCGACTCGGTCACGCGCTCCGCCGCCTGCTCGGCCGTGCGCACCACGTCCTGCACGATCTTTCCCGGGTCCAGCGCGTCCACCGCGGTGATCTCGCCCAGCGTGTATCCCAGCAGCATCCACTCCTGCCGTAACCGCACCAGGTAGCGCCGGGGCGGGTTGCGCCGCGCCAGGCCCGTGGAAGCGGTGGGCAGGACGTCCCCTCCCTGGTTCGCGTAGGTGAAGGTGGTGGGCGAGGGGACCGCGGTGACGGTGAAGGTGCCGTGGAAGCTGGCGTCGGCCGTGCCGCCGATGCTCACTTTGTCGCCGGGCGCCAGGCCGTGGGGCGTCTCCGTGACGATGGTGGCGACGGCCACGGCCCCCGCACGGGCGAT
This window of the Longimicrobium sp. genome carries:
- a CDS encoding surface-adhesin E family protein; the encoded protein is MRYAAFLLLLMSAPVAAQPAPSAPLADHFRFLVGSSERRFEDITGVDSLGPGVRSSTYLFPEARMARVETSPEGTRYVAVMDPEPPASLDRRAGSLVAELSRVLPGFTLLKDDTTGVARFVECRAGSGGTTLSVGSAGTGATRSLTISLLRPVARCPENTGPQPVPLSLPDSRWTRVAASADHVHAVDLGSVIPEGRYRLAWVRVTPRTAGGAGKPSYEHQFQRNRYSCPERRFETVHGANVAGGRVIWETGSNGRWTEPADSSVGASTVAAVCAAAPAGTFNGVGGAQDFPPAWVRGSAPPVPAPLPPLEPASRFTHVYSTLLGEQYLLDPQTVQAVDTLRYAWVKVVSRLSLTIENTPFDYSLNHFAFDCRRSRVRLGRVAYVRADSVVLQGYGVDEWTEMRSNPLVRRVCRARVPAPTSTPPLEDGPGAGVPKRGGAAAGAGPGGGADRGRSALRVAAAGLLASWLPARRATRVDPLVALRAD